A DNA window from Calliphora vicina chromosome 1, idCalVici1.1, whole genome shotgun sequence contains the following coding sequences:
- the wda gene encoding TAF5-like RNA polymerase II p300/CBP-associated factor-associated factor 65 kDa subunit 5L: MSVPSNHHASSPLCSGNKSKKSKTDILRTAVGMYLKQKNFVGSEKFRKSELVLLQNRKNFVLQKMLDSDLHGGNSFVFSNVLCLTNNYNMVDQQFSRFSQFIESQTEEVRGELKRFYAPLLAHLYIELIKGRETKAAVDFLRKYSHLVAPVETYEAPFATKINGCSLPSNDVNLDSGWQHLNIRFAREAYAEEDPEQDYFMKLIQKISACQKLDTLELDPDVAQFRSAKHEIHTCEAVVNILRRFLEKRGHVLILNLLNTWIHVHIMDHEIRQHTEETIFISPEDHLEDEDDSELAPTLKIKTHSSTEKTHSSNKRPPEEQPESTIKSEGDSLEGGATSNVRDTIRNVKQCLKTIKDSREQIFKNSLEFPRIVRIADKSQGLTSAALDPQECHLVAGFNNSLIQLWQMNQHSMRGRSLYERFSSSHCSWEMNNFVEEDEDEIEEDIKCQHATKDLQKEYFQEKYYQKKYMDNSYNSYGGVSLRGHSAGITDIKFSTHYPLIYSSSKDGCMRCWRAENLNCGGIYRGHRYPIWCMDESPVGMYVATGSKDLTARLWSLEKEFPLITYVGHTQDVECLAFHPNGNYIATGSADSSVRLWCVTSGKLMRVFSDCKQPVSSICFSPDGKMLAAGGEESKIRIFDLAAGSQLNELKDHTAMITSIAWSSNGRHLASGCRDGSLRVWDVKKLTPMSESSSYNSSSSSSSSTTLNRLLALPTSCQRLVKVFFTNNDTITCLGS, translated from the exons ATGAGTGTTCCAAGTAATCATCATGCATCTAGTCCATTGTGTAGTGGCAACAagtcaaaaaaatctaaaaccgACATTTTGCGCACGGCTGTGGGCATGTACctgaagcaaaaaaattttgtg GGAAGTGAAAAATTTCGCAAATCCGAATTGGTGTTGttgcaaaatagaaaaaactttgttttgcaaaaaatgctTGATTCAGATTTGCATGGCGGCAACTCATTTGTCTTCTCCAATGTCTTGTGTTTAACCAACAACTATAATATGGTGGATCAACAATTTTCaag attttctcaatttatagAATCTCAAACAGAAGAAGTACGAGGGGAATTGAAGCGTTTTTATGCCCCCTTGTTGGCACACTTGTACATAGAATTAATAAAGGGTCGCGAAACAAAGGCAGCCGTAGACTTTTTGCGCAAATATTCACACTTAGTGGCACCCGTCGAAACGTACGAAGCTCCTTTTGCCACCAAAATTAATGGTTGTTCACTGCCGTCCAACGATGTTAATTTGGATTCTGGTTGGCAACATTTAAATATACGTTTTGCCAGGGAAGCTTACGCCGAAGAAGATCCGGAGCAggattattttatgaaattaatacaaaaaatctcCGCTTGCCAAAAATTAGATACTTTGGAATTAGATCCTGATGTGGCACAATTCCGTTCTGCCAAACATGAAATTCATACCTGCGAAGCAGTGGTAAATATACTGCGAAGATTTTTAGAGAAAAGGGGacatgttttgatattgaatttACTCAACACATGGATACATGTCCACATAATGGACCATGAAATTCGTCAGCATACAGAAGAAACAATCTTTATATCACCAGAAGATCATCTAGAGGACGAAGATGATAGTGAATTAGCCCCTacacttaaaataaaaacgCATTCATCCACAGAGAAGACGCATTCGTCGAATAAAAGACCACCAGAAGAGCAACCTGAAAGTACAATAAAATCAGAAGGAGATTCCTTAGAAGGTGGTGCTACCTCCAATGTAAGAGATACTATTCGTAATGTTAAGCAATGTTTAAAAACAATCAAAGATTCAAgggaacaaatttttaaaaattctcttgAGTTTCCTCGTATTGTTAGAATTGCCGATAAAAGTCAAGG TCTTACATCTGCAGCATTAGATCCTCAGGAATGTCATTTAGTGGCTGGTTTTAATAATTCTCTTATACAATTATGGCAAATGAATCAACACTCAATGCGGGGTAGAAGTCTATATGAACGTTTTTCCTCCTCGCACTGCAGTTGggaaatgaataattttgttgAGGAAGATGAGGATGAAATCGAAGAAGATATAAAGTGTCAGCATGCAACCAAAGATCTCCAAAAGgaatattttcaagaaaaatattatcaaaagaAATATATGGACAACTCATA CAATTCCTATGGAGGTGTGAGTTTACGTGGTCATAGTGCGGGTATAacagacataaaattttctacacATTACCCTCTTATATATAGTAGTTCAAAAGACGGTTGTATGCGTTGTTGGCGAGCTGAGAATTTAAATTGTGGTGGAATATATAGAGGTCACCGTTACCCAATATGGTGTATGGATGAAAGTCCAGTGGGAATGTATGTGGCGACAGGTTCTAAAGATTTAACAGCGCGACTGTGGTCTTTAGAAAAAGAATTTCCCCTAATAACCTACGTCGGGCACACACAAGATGTTGAA tgtttGGCTTTTCATCCTAATGGTAATTATATTGCCACTGGCTCTGCAGATTCCTCGGTGCGTTTATGGTGTGTTACTAGTGGGAAGCTGATGCGTGTATTTTCTGATTGCAAACAACCAGTTAGTAGTATTTGCTTTAGTCCCGATGGTAAAATGTTGGCAGCCGGTGGCGAAGAGTCTAAAATCCGTATATTCGATTTAGCAGCCGGTTCACAGCTAAACGAACTTAAAGATCATACAGCCATGATTACCAGCATAGCTTGGAGTTCGAATGGCAGACATTTAGCCTCAGGTTGTCGTGATGGCAGTTTAAGAGTATgggatgttaaaaaattaacaccCATGAG cgaATCTAGTTCGTATAACTCCTCTTCCTCGTCATCTTCATCGACTACATTGAACCGTTTGTTGGCGTTACCCACCAGTTGTCAACGTTTggttaaagtattttttactaataatGATACTATTACATGTCTAGGGAGTTAA
- the Wdr37 gene encoding WD repeat-containing protein 37, whose protein sequence is MKSSKHRTARLSSLAEDMGMTIPDETPYRARLHHLFAQIEKEFEMLYLENLSLQEKLDNYTNKDSIQSYERSTSTNPSGGGTNAASAVIPVSGHDDADNATGPTSASGSKSLKSKFTSSGGKVKASHKIKAQTSRIVSSFKAQSVVSTVMREFCGHKDGVWQVAAKVGQPIIGTASADHTACIWGIESGRCLLQYTGHVGSVNSIKFHQNRDLVLTGSGDGTAHIWQAAVNWEVSKKGHSSEEELDDSDGQAEDRDRVDTLRTPLCEFTGPGGHLSVVVAADWLPNMDQIITGSWDRTAILWDVETREPLQPLTGHDHELTHVSSHPTQRLVVTASRDSTFRLWDFRDPIPGVSVFQGHTESVTSTVFTKDDKVVSGSDDRTVKVWELRNMRSALTTIRTDASVNRLAVSSGGIIAIPHDNRQIRLFDLNGQRVARLPRTSRQGHRRMVSSVAWAEEPLLNCDLFSCGFDRRVFGWSIILPKDN, encoded by the exons ATGAAATCATCAAAACATCGTACAGCGCGTCTCTCGAGTTTGGCGGAAGATATGGGTATGACAATACCAGATGAGACACCATATCGTGCGAGACTACACCATCTATTTGCCCAAATTGAGAAGGAGTTTGAAATGTTGTATTTGGAAAACCTTAGCT TACAAGAGAAGTTAGACAATTACACCAATAAAGATTCTATACAATCATATGAACGTTCAACCTCAACGAATCCCAGTGGCGGTGGAACTAATGCCGCCTCAGCGGTTATACCCGTATCTGGACATGATGATGCAGATAATGCGACGGGACCAACATCCGCTTCGGGCAGCAAAAGCTTAAAATCCAAGTTCACCTCTAGTGGAGGTAAAGTTAAAGCTAGTCATAAAATTAAGGCCCAAACTAGTCGTATTGTATCGAGCTTTAAGGCTCAATCGGTAGTGAGTACGGTAATGCGAGAATTCTGCGGCCATAAGGATGGTGTTTGGCAAGTGGCTGCTAAAGTTGGACAACCTATAATAGGTACTGCATCAGCAGATCACACCGCTTGCATATGGGGCATAGAGAGTGGTCGTTGTTTGTTGCAGTATACGGGACATGTTGGATCGGTCAATTCGATTAAATTCCATCAAAATCGTGACTTAGTATTGACCGGTAGTGGCGATGGTACGGCGCATATATGGCAGGCCGCTGTAAATTGGGAAGTTTCAAA GAAGGGACATTCATCTGAAGAAGAACTTGATGACAGCGATGGTCAAGCGGAAGATCGAGATCGTGTGGATACATTGCGTACACCACTGTGTGAATTTACAGGTCCAGGCGGTCATTTATCCGTTGTTGTTGCCGCAGACTGGTTACCTAATATGGATCAAATAATAACAGGTAGTTGGGATCGTACTGCTATTTTATGGGATGTGGAAACGAGAGAACCTTTACAGCCTTTAACAGGACATGATCACGAATTGACTCATGTTTCATCACATCCTACGCAGAGATTAGTAGTAACAGCTTCTAGAGATTCAACATTTCGCCTATGGGACTTTCGAGATCCTATACCGGGTGTTTCCGTATTTCAGGGACACACAGA GAGTGTAACATCAACTGTTTTTACCAAAGATGATAAAGTAGTATCGGGATCTGATGATCGCACTGTTAAAGTTTGGGAATTACGAAATATGCGTTCTGCTTTAACAACTATACGTACTGATGCTTCAGTAAATCGTTTGGCGGTGTCCAGCGGTGGTATTATAGCAATTCCACATGACAATAGACAAATTCGTTTATTTGATTTGAATGGCCAAAGAGTGGCACGCTTGCCACGCACTAGTAGACAG ggTCATAGACGTATGGTATCGTCAGTGGCATGGGCTGAAGAACCATTACTAAACTGTGATCTCTTTTCATGTGGTTTTGATCGTAGAGTATTTGGGTGGTCCATAATTTTACCAAAGGATAATTGA